From a region of the Thioflexithrix psekupsensis genome:
- the nadN gene encoding NAD nucleotidase: protein MRKIFIFFNAFLALNLNFGMGAVTAEENCQIPYVDAQLNIHIPCYMAEDMALSVELLFKADNEKRAYWDLGQVSPATCTPTTSQCGTRLMEHGTNLLLHIPQLDVFGKTHHTQFTVALDAEHVNGGYFQLPELTYVAEDAIKSPLTLNLLHINDHHSHLVEENINLKFDGVTTQVNFAGFARMAAKIKELRSQVENPLVFHVGDAIVGTLYYSLFKGEADAAVMNAIDFDAMVLGNHEFDDGNAQLKTFLNQLQFPIVTANIDFSQSEDLNPSQLTRPIEPYLVKNINGQSVAIVGINTLKTLISSSPGKDLTFSDEIETAKRITAELEAKGINKIIYLTHYGYNQEQAMALQVAGIDVILGGDSHTLLGDFTEVGLTSEGSYPTIVSSPRQEPVCVAHAWQYGYVLGHLTVKFDDNGVVTECLGTPTLLLGDQFKQNGELVNEETWANIEQKIAQMPNVEIVTPDPEVSEILARYVEQVDVLSKQEIGEAKEDLLHIRIPGRHSSGIELAQGSLIAPLVAKGFFQQLASRQYNPDLVIQNAGGVRIDVVKGAITMQTAYTLLPFGNTIYLLEMSGAEVKQVLEEALINHFDNGGSSGSFPYAYGIRYTIDMNQAAGQRVTVLEVKNKATNEWQAIDLQATYRVGTNSFSASGGDGYLAFGRVPTEKRVDTFFDYAESFINYVKEVNTLSPIDDGGLTFIPKVD, encoded by the coding sequence ATGAGAAAAATATTTATTTTCTTCAATGCGTTTTTAGCATTGAATTTAAATTTTGGTATGGGTGCGGTGACAGCCGAAGAAAACTGTCAAATCCCTTATGTTGATGCGCAATTAAATATCCATATTCCCTGTTATATGGCAGAGGATATGGCCTTGAGTGTGGAATTATTATTTAAAGCGGATAATGAGAAACGGGCTTATTGGGATTTGGGGCAAGTTTCTCCCGCCACTTGCACGCCAACGACTTCCCAATGTGGCACTCGCTTAATGGAGCATGGCACGAATTTATTGCTGCATATTCCACAATTAGATGTTTTTGGCAAAACGCATCACACTCAATTCACTGTGGCTTTAGATGCAGAACATGTTAATGGCGGGTATTTTCAATTACCCGAATTAACTTATGTGGCTGAAGATGCAATTAAGTCTCCTTTAACGTTAAATTTACTCCACATTAACGATCACCATTCGCATTTGGTGGAAGAAAACATTAACCTAAAATTTGATGGAGTCACCACACAAGTTAATTTTGCAGGTTTTGCGCGAATGGCTGCGAAAATTAAAGAATTACGCAGTCAAGTGGAAAATCCACTGGTGTTTCATGTCGGCGATGCGATTGTGGGAACGCTTTATTATTCGCTGTTTAAAGGCGAAGCAGATGCGGCTGTCATGAATGCGATTGATTTTGACGCAATGGTATTGGGTAATCATGAATTTGATGATGGCAATGCACAATTAAAAACGTTCCTAAATCAGTTGCAATTCCCCATTGTAACTGCGAATATTGATTTTTCTCAAAGTGAAGACTTAAATCCAAGCCAATTAACCCGACCTATTGAACCTTATTTAGTTAAGAATATTAACGGTCAATCCGTGGCGATTGTGGGGATTAATACTTTAAAAACATTAATCAGTTCTTCTCCGGGTAAAGATTTAACCTTTTCTGATGAAATAGAAACCGCAAAACGCATCACGGCCGAATTAGAAGCCAAAGGGATTAATAAAATTATTTATTTAACCCATTACGGCTACAATCAAGAACAAGCCATGGCCTTGCAAGTGGCGGGAATTGATGTGATTTTGGGTGGCGATTCGCATACCTTATTGGGCGATTTTACCGAAGTGGGTTTAACATCTGAAGGCAGCTACCCCACGATTGTATCCTCTCCGCGTCAAGAGCCTGTTTGTGTTGCTCATGCGTGGCAATATGGCTATGTGTTGGGACATTTGACGGTTAAATTTGATGATAATGGCGTGGTGACAGAATGCCTTGGCACACCCACGTTATTATTAGGCGATCAATTTAAACAAAATGGCGAATTGGTTAATGAAGAAACGTGGGCAAATATTGAACAAAAAATTGCCCAAATGCCTAATGTAGAAATTGTCACGCCAGACCCAGAAGTCAGCGAAATTTTAGCCCGTTATGTTGAACAAGTCGATGTGTTATCTAAACAGGAAATTGGCGAGGCAAAAGAAGACTTATTGCATATCCGAATTCCTGGCCGTCATTCATCGGGTATTGAATTGGCACAAGGCAGCTTAATTGCGCCTTTAGTGGCGAAAGGATTTTTTCAGCAATTAGCCAGTCGTCAATACAATCCTGATTTAGTGATTCAAAACGCAGGCGGCGTGCGAATTGATGTGGTAAAAGGCGCGATAACCATGCAAACCGCTTATACTTTATTGCCATTTGGCAATACCATTTATTTATTAGAAATGAGCGGCGCAGAAGTGAAGCAAGTTTTAGAAGAAGCCTTAATTAATCATTTCGACAATGGCGGCTCATCGGGATCATTCCCTTATGCTTACGGTATTCGTTATACCATTGACATGAATCAAGCCGCTGGCCAACGTGTCACTGTGTTAGAAGTGAAAAACAAAGCGACAAATGAATGGCAAGCCATTGATTTACAAGCAACGTATCGCGTAGGGACAAATTCATTTAGTGCATCGGGTGGAGATGGTTATTTAGCCTTCGGGCGAGTTCCTACCGAAAAACGGGTGGATACTTTCTTTGATTATGCCGAATCTTTCATTAATTATGTTAAGGAAGTCAATACCTTATCTCCGATTGATGACGGTGGATTGACGTTTATTCCTAAAGTTGATTAA